One Lacipirellulaceae bacterium DNA window includes the following coding sequences:
- a CDS encoding sulfatase-like hydrolase/transferase, which produces MRVQRLLAIGLACFAILFTLIGYKRGAAAERPNLIFVLTDDQRYDTLGCTGNEFIKTPNLDRLAAEGTLFANAAVTSAICTPSRACYFLGQYERKHGINFNSGTSMKPEAWSQSYPVLLRKSGYYTGYVGKNHVPIGEKGYDSDLINNSFDFWYAGHGHLTFYPKRRHEIFKQAKADTQIEIVSEGANSFLDSGVDYIAGAQSFLKMRPSDQPFCLTIALNLPHGAGTRSMEMLATDPQLYRTAYRDQMGQLSIPKTYVAKDQITEPKLPTDVLFAEYRQINYEYVDTPDLLREQLVRKAQTITGIDRMIGRIRESLQQEGLAEDTVIVFSSDHGIMAGEFGLGGKALNYEPCLRVPMIVMDPRVDESKQGLRTTALVESVDIAPTLLDLAGVDIPDGMQGKSLRGLVEGAVEKVRDSSFAENLWSTYFGNPRIESVRTAQWKYIRYFKNDRAQFSSVTKKTLYQVTPSQIESYADWLTSSIRGEQPVYEELFHLASDPSESNNLASRVTYAEVLEEMRSECQRLVTFAKGDVDAPPASIVVEGIREGRSKK; this is translated from the coding sequence ATGAGGGTTCAACGTCTTTTAGCGATCGGTCTAGCCTGTTTCGCGATTCTTTTTACGTTGATCGGATACAAGCGCGGTGCGGCAGCGGAACGTCCGAATTTGATCTTCGTACTCACGGATGATCAGCGCTATGACACCCTGGGATGCACCGGTAACGAGTTCATCAAGACGCCCAATCTCGACAGGCTCGCTGCCGAGGGCACACTCTTTGCCAATGCCGCGGTGACGAGCGCGATTTGTACCCCGAGCCGAGCCTGTTACTTCCTGGGACAATATGAGCGCAAACACGGCATCAATTTCAACTCCGGAACCTCGATGAAGCCGGAGGCTTGGTCGCAGAGCTATCCGGTTTTGTTGAGAAAGTCTGGCTACTACACTGGATACGTCGGTAAGAACCATGTACCGATCGGCGAGAAAGGGTATGACTCTGACCTGATCAACAACAGCTTCGACTTCTGGTATGCCGGTCACGGTCACTTGACGTTCTACCCAAAACGGCGTCACGAGATTTTCAAACAGGCCAAGGCCGACACGCAAATTGAAATCGTCAGCGAAGGGGCGAACAGCTTCCTCGACTCTGGCGTTGATTACATTGCCGGCGCTCAGTCGTTTCTGAAGATGCGACCGTCCGATCAGCCCTTTTGCTTAACAATCGCTCTGAATCTCCCGCATGGGGCTGGGACTCGGTCGATGGAAATGCTCGCCACCGACCCCCAGCTCTATCGCACTGCCTATCGCGATCAAATGGGGCAGCTCTCGATCCCTAAGACCTACGTTGCCAAGGATCAGATCACAGAGCCAAAGTTACCGACGGACGTACTGTTCGCCGAGTATCGGCAGATCAACTACGAGTATGTCGACACGCCGGATTTGCTTCGCGAGCAACTAGTCCGCAAAGCACAGACGATTACGGGGATCGACCGCATGATTGGTCGCATCCGTGAGTCACTGCAGCAGGAGGGGCTCGCCGAGGATACGGTGATCGTTTTCAGCAGCGATCATGGCATTATGGCGGGCGAGTTTGGTCTGGGCGGCAAGGCGCTTAATTACGAGCCCTGCCTCCGTGTCCCGATGATTGTTATGGACCCGAGGGTCGACGAGTCGAAGCAGGGACTGCGGACGACCGCCTTAGTGGAATCGGTCGACATCGCCCCGACGCTGCTCGATTTGGCGGGAGTCGATATTCCTGACGGCATGCAAGGGAAGAGTCTCCGTGGGCTAGTCGAAGGAGCCGTCGAAAAAGTTCGCGATAGCAGTTTTGCTGAGAATCTCTGGTCAACGTACTTTGGCAATCCGCGGATTGAAAGCGTGAGAACCGCCCAGTGGAAATACATTCGCTACTTCAAGAATGATCGAGCTCAGTTTTCGAGCGTCACAAAGAAAACGCTCTATCAGGTGACTCCAAGCCAAATCGAGAGCTACGCCGACTGGCTGACGAGCTCAATCCGTGGTGAACAGCCTGTCTACGAAGAACTGTTTCATCTTGCTTCCGACCCGAGCGAAAGCAACAACCTGGCTAGCAGAGTTACCTACGCAGAAGTGCTTGAGGAAATGCGTAGCGAATGTCAGCGACTGGTAACTTTCGCGAAAGGTGATGTCGACGCTCCCCCCGCTTCGATCGTGGTTGAGGGGATTCGCGAAGGTCGCTCGAAGAAGTAG
- a CDS encoding glycoside hydrolase family 2 TIM barrel-domain containing protein gives MGGRSSLKAFFLCVLLLITAATTCVANSDHLGRQAFDDNWKFHLGEAEGAELSSFEDGDWRDLDLPHDWAIEGPFDEKYNARCGGLPFHGTGWYRKQFQVPAAAKGKKVFITFDGAMYNAHVWVNGHFLGNRPFGYIEFQYEVSKHLNFGGENLVAVKLAPEDLSSRWYPGAGIYRHVWLDYKNPVHIPHWGTFVTTSEVGSDRAAVDVVTTITGEKPDANLHVEYEVVDPKGEVVAQTSGSISDDGSSATAKLNVVEPKLWDLDSPRLYRLRTSLQSGGTVVDATETRFGIRKLEFDKANGFSLNGKPIRIQGVCLHHDNGPLGAIVNRRADERKLQIMKQMGVNSVRTSHNPPSNEFLDLCDELGILVQVEAFDVWRIAKVPNGYNKFFDEWAERDIKDMVRRDRNHPSVFMWSIGNEILEQGKPNEGNRLAELLNGYVKEIDETRPTICGFNYWPGPYKSGMAGKIDIAGMNYKPLSYGAPVAEFLPDNLVVGSETSSCTSSRGVYHLPIEKYKTHESLQVSSYDIIGPPWAYPPDVEFDALEKNPEVLGEYIWTGFDYLGEPTPYGGRDNSTNGYWNADWPARSSYFGAVDLCGFPKDRFFLYQSQWTTKPMVHVLPHWNWEGTDQERIPIFAYTNCEEVELFVNGKSLGRKVKGKNLTKLPVKFLRYEKAHFMSKYRLSWEAPFAPGSLRVVGYIGGEPVAEKEIRTSGPPARVRLVPDRSMLSAGENDLSYVTVRIADAKGNLCPLASNKVRFSVGGAGTIAAVGNGNAATTAPFIADERDAFNGLCMLIVKAGKQAGAITVKAQSEGLQSDSTTLSVIPEGSAGQAPDLEIKLGQVSKTSVFENETWSHWGGSVVQGEDGLFHMLYSRWPKKLGWAWVTDSEIAHATSKSPFGPYEHHGVALPRLGKEPWDGWCTHNPTVHKFGDKYYLYYMGNTGAGEVVGSPGKQLLNWEHRNNQRIGVAVAERPEGPWVRMKQPVMDISDDDTALDSLMTSNPSVCQRPSGEILMVYKAVGKKFPLPGGGPVVHMVAIADNPLGPFVKSPNPVFTHGDERFPAEDPYIWFQEGKYRAIVKRMKHLGGQRIFSLVHYDSIDGINWQPAKFHEISDRTITWEDGTTEKLDHLERPQVVFEDGKPVALICAADRIDELNVRHAFNVQIPLIVEVHE, from the coding sequence ATGGGCGGTCGATCTTCACTCAAGGCTTTCTTTCTTTGTGTACTGCTGCTTATTACGGCGGCAACGACTTGCGTTGCTAATAGCGATCACTTGGGACGCCAGGCCTTCGATGACAACTGGAAGTTCCACTTAGGTGAAGCTGAAGGCGCGGAGCTTTCCTCCTTCGAGGATGGCGATTGGCGTGACCTCGATCTTCCTCACGACTGGGCGATCGAGGGCCCTTTCGATGAGAAGTACAACGCCCGCTGCGGCGGTTTGCCTTTTCATGGGACCGGTTGGTACCGCAAGCAGTTTCAAGTCCCTGCCGCGGCGAAGGGGAAGAAGGTGTTCATCACCTTCGACGGAGCGATGTACAACGCACACGTCTGGGTCAATGGGCATTTCCTTGGGAACCGCCCCTTTGGGTACATCGAGTTCCAGTACGAGGTGAGCAAGCATCTGAACTTTGGAGGTGAGAATCTTGTCGCGGTGAAACTCGCGCCGGAAGATCTTTCCTCACGCTGGTACCCGGGCGCAGGAATCTACCGCCATGTCTGGCTCGACTATAAGAATCCGGTACACATCCCTCACTGGGGAACATTCGTTACTACGTCGGAGGTTGGTTCTGATCGAGCAGCCGTCGATGTTGTGACTACGATCACTGGTGAGAAACCGGACGCAAATCTCCATGTCGAATACGAGGTCGTTGATCCGAAAGGAGAGGTCGTTGCACAAACTTCGGGCAGCATATCGGACGATGGTTCCTCAGCGACTGCCAAACTGAACGTCGTCGAGCCCAAACTGTGGGATCTCGACTCGCCACGTCTGTACCGGCTTCGCACTTCATTACAAAGCGGCGGGACCGTTGTTGATGCAACTGAAACGCGTTTTGGCATTCGCAAGCTGGAGTTCGACAAGGCCAACGGGTTTTCCCTCAACGGAAAGCCGATCCGCATCCAAGGAGTATGTTTGCATCACGACAACGGGCCGCTGGGTGCGATTGTGAATCGTCGCGCGGACGAGCGAAAGCTGCAGATCATGAAGCAGATGGGCGTCAACTCGGTCCGCACCAGCCACAACCCGCCGTCGAATGAGTTCCTTGACCTTTGCGATGAGCTGGGAATCCTCGTGCAAGTCGAAGCCTTCGATGTGTGGCGGATTGCCAAAGTGCCCAATGGTTACAACAAGTTCTTCGACGAGTGGGCGGAGCGCGACATTAAGGACATGGTCCGGCGCGATCGGAATCACCCTTCGGTGTTCATGTGGAGCATCGGGAACGAGATTCTTGAGCAAGGAAAACCGAATGAGGGAAATCGCCTGGCTGAGCTGCTCAACGGTTATGTCAAGGAGATCGACGAAACACGGCCGACCATCTGCGGCTTCAACTATTGGCCCGGCCCCTACAAGTCAGGCATGGCCGGGAAGATCGACATCGCAGGCATGAACTACAAGCCATTGTCCTACGGAGCGCCCGTTGCTGAGTTCTTGCCAGACAACTTGGTCGTTGGCTCAGAAACCTCTTCATGTACGAGTAGCCGAGGTGTCTATCACCTGCCGATCGAGAAATACAAGACGCATGAGTCGCTACAGGTATCCAGCTACGACATCATAGGCCCGCCTTGGGCTTACCCACCCGATGTTGAATTCGATGCCCTAGAGAAAAACCCGGAAGTGCTCGGTGAGTACATTTGGACCGGTTTTGACTACCTCGGCGAGCCCACTCCATACGGCGGCAGAGATAACAGTACCAACGGCTACTGGAATGCGGACTGGCCCGCGCGCAGTTCTTATTTCGGCGCGGTGGATCTGTGTGGGTTCCCAAAGGATCGCTTCTTTCTCTATCAGAGCCAATGGACCACGAAGCCGATGGTGCATGTGCTTCCCCATTGGAACTGGGAGGGAACTGACCAAGAGCGCATTCCGATCTTCGCCTACACGAATTGCGAAGAGGTTGAGTTGTTCGTCAACGGCAAGTCGCTGGGACGGAAGGTCAAAGGGAAGAATCTCACGAAGCTCCCGGTGAAGTTTCTCCGGTACGAAAAAGCTCACTTCATGTCAAAGTATCGTCTGTCGTGGGAGGCTCCCTTTGCCCCCGGCTCACTAAGAGTCGTCGGCTACATCGGCGGTGAGCCGGTTGCCGAGAAAGAAATAAGGACATCTGGCCCACCAGCGAGAGTTCGGCTGGTCCCCGACCGCAGCATGCTTTCCGCTGGAGAGAACGATCTTTCCTACGTCACCGTGCGCATTGCAGACGCGAAGGGAAATCTCTGCCCGCTGGCTTCCAATAAGGTCCGTTTCTCAGTAGGAGGAGCTGGAACCATCGCCGCGGTCGGCAATGGAAACGCCGCCACCACCGCACCCTTCATTGCCGACGAGCGCGATGCGTTCAACGGCCTGTGCATGTTGATCGTCAAGGCAGGCAAGCAAGCTGGTGCAATCACCGTGAAAGCTCAGTCTGAGGGACTTCAGTCTGACAGTACGACATTGAGCGTCATCCCGGAGGGAAGCGCAGGCCAGGCCCCCGATTTAGAAATCAAGTTAGGTCAAGTCAGCAAGACATCAGTTTTCGAAAACGAAACCTGGAGCCATTGGGGCGGATCGGTGGTGCAGGGAGAGGACGGACTTTTTCACATGCTTTATTCGCGTTGGCCGAAGAAGCTGGGCTGGGCCTGGGTCACCGATTCGGAAATCGCTCACGCGACTTCGAAAAGCCCCTTTGGTCCTTACGAGCACCATGGTGTTGCGCTTCCTCGGCTGGGCAAGGAGCCTTGGGATGGCTGGTGTACTCATAACCCGACGGTCCACAAGTTCGGCGACAAGTACTATCTCTACTACATGGGCAACACCGGGGCAGGTGAAGTCGTGGGATCGCCTGGGAAACAATTACTAAATTGGGAGCACCGCAACAACCAACGCATTGGAGTCGCCGTTGCGGAGCGACCCGAAGGCCCTTGGGTACGGATGAAGCAGCCAGTTATGGATATCAGCGACGACGATACCGCGTTGGATTCGCTGATGACCTCGAACCCTTCCGTTTGTCAGCGTCCCAGTGGTGAGATTCTGATGGTCTACAAAGCGGTCGGTAAGAAGTTCCCCCTGCCCGGCGGCGGTCCCGTGGTCCACATGGTGGCGATCGCTGACAATCCTCTCGGGCCATTCGTGAAGTCACCCAACCCCGTGTTTACCCACGGCGACGAGCGTTTTCCCGCGGAAGATCCCTATATCTGGTTTCAAGAAGGAAAGTATCGAGCAATCGTGAAACGCATGAAGCATCTCGGAGGGCAGCGAATCTTTTCGCTAGTGCACTACGATTCAATCGACGGAATCAATTGGCAGCCCGCGAAGTTCCATGAGATCTCTGATCGAACGATCACTTGGGAGGATGGGACGACGGAAAAGCTTGATCATCTCGAACGGCCCCAAGTCGTATTCGAGGATGGCAAACCGGTCGCACTTATCTGCGCTGCTGATCGCATCGACGAACTGAATGTCCGCCACGCCTTCAACGTACAGATTCCACTGATTGTGGAGGTGCACGAATGA